A stretch of Perognathus longimembris pacificus isolate PPM17 chromosome 1, ASM2315922v1, whole genome shotgun sequence DNA encodes these proteins:
- the Csad gene encoding cysteine sulfinic acid decarboxylase isoform X2, whose amino-acid sequence MRPFRKGPVPLKRGKMIPEDLERQIFQAEAEGSVPFLVSATSGTTVLGAFDPLDAIADVCQRHGLWFHVDAAWGGSVLLSQTHRHLLDGIQRADSVAWNPHKLLGAGLQCSALLLRDTSNLLKRCHGSQASYLFQQDKFYDVALDTGDKVVQCGRRVDCLKLWLMWKAQGGQGLERRIDQAFALARYLVEEIKKREGFELIMEPEFVNVCFWFIPPSLRRKQERPDYSKRLAQVAPVLKERMVKEGSMMIGYQPHGTRANFFRMIVANPALTRADIDFLLDELERLGQDL is encoded by the exons ATGAGGCCATTCAGAAAGGGACCAGTGCCTCTGAAAAG agggAAAATGATCCCTGAGGATCTGGAGAGGCAGATCTTTCAGGCTGAAGCAGAG GGTTCTGTGCCATTCCTGgtcagtgccacctctggcacCACTGTGCTGGGGGCCTTTGACCCCCTGGATGCAATTGCTGACGTGTGCCAGCGTCACGGACTGTGGTTCCATGTGGAT GCCGCCTGGGGTGGGAGTGTCCTGCTGTCACAGACACACAGGCATCTCCTGGATGGGATCCAGAG GGCTGACTCAGTGGCCTGGAACCCCCACAAGCTCCTTGGTGCAGGCCTGCAGTGTTCCGCTCTACTTCTCCGGGACACCTCG AACCTGCTCAAGCGCTGCCATGGGTCGCAGGCCAGCTACCTCTTCCAGCAGGACAAGTTTTATGATGTGGCTCTGGACACGGGAGACAAGGTGGTGCAGTGTGGCCGCCGTGTGGACTgtctgaagctgtggctcatgtggaagGCACAGGGCGGGCAAGGGCTGGAGCGGCGTATTGACCAGGCCTTTGCCCTGGCCCG GTACCTGGTGGAGGAAATAAAGAAACGGGAAGGGTTTGAGTTGATCATGGAG CCCGAGTTTGTCAACGTGTGCTTCTGGTTCATACCTCCCAGTCTCCGGAGGAAGCAGGAGAGGCCAGATTACAGCAAAAGGCTGGCTCAG GTGGCTCCTGTGCTCAAGGAGCGCATGGTAAAGGAAGGTTCCATGATGATTGGCTACCAGCCTCATGGGACCCGGGCCAACTTCTTCCGAATGATTGTGGCCAATCCAGCGCTGACCCGTGCTGACATAGATTTCCTCCTTGACGAGCTGGAGCGGCTGGGCCAGGATCTCTAA
- the Csad gene encoding cysteine sulfinic acid decarboxylase isoform X1 has translation MADSKLLPAVNGDPVAIEALLRNVFGIVIDEAIQKGTSASEKVCEWKEPEELKQLLDLELQSQGESQEKILERCRAVIRYSVKTGHPRFFNQLFSGLDPHALAGRIITESLNTSQYTYEIAPVFVLMEEEVLKKLRALVGWSSGDGVFCPGGSVSNMYAMNLARYQRYPDCKQRGLRALPPLALFTSKECHYSINKGAAFLGLGTDSVRVVKADERGKMIPEDLERQIFQAEAEGSVPFLVSATSGTTVLGAFDPLDAIADVCQRHGLWFHVDAAWGGSVLLSQTHRHLLDGIQRADSVAWNPHKLLGAGLQCSALLLRDTSNLLKRCHGSQASYLFQQDKFYDVALDTGDKVVQCGRRVDCLKLWLMWKAQGGQGLERRIDQAFALARYLVEEIKKREGFELIMEPEFVNVCFWFIPPSLRRKQERPDYSKRLAQVAPVLKERMVKEGSMMIGYQPHGTRANFFRMIVANPALTRADIDFLLDELERLGQDL, from the exons ATGGCTGACTCAAAGCTCCTTCCTGCTGTGAATGGAGACCCTGTGGCTATAGAAGCCTTGCTCCGAAATGTGTTTGGGATTGTGATAGATGAGGCCATTCAGAAAGGGACCAGTGCCTCTGAAAAG GTCTGTGAGTGGAAGGAGCCTGAGGAGCTCAAGCAGCTGCTGGATTTGGAGCTGCAGAGCCAGGGTGAATCACAGGAAAAGATCCTGGAGCGCTGCAGGGCTGTGATTCGTTATAGCGTCAAGACTG GTCATCCTCGATTCTTCAACCAGCTTTTCTCAGGGTTGGATCCCCATGCTCTGGCCGGGCGCATTATTACTGAGAGCCTCAACACCAGCCA GTACACATATGAGATTGCACCTGTGTTTGTGCTCATGGAAGAGGAGGTACTGAAGAAACTCCGGGCCCTGGTGGGCTGGAGCTCTGGTGATGGGGTCTTCTGccctg GTGGTTCTGTCTCCAACATGTATGCCATGAACCTGGCTCGTTATCAGCGCTACCCAGACTGCAAGCAGAGGGGCCTCCGAGCACTGCCACCTTTGGCCCTCTTCACATCGAAGGAG TGTCACTACTCCATCAACAAAGGAGCTGCTTTTCTGGGACTTGGCACTGACAGTGTCCGAGTGGTCAAGGCTGATGAGAG agggAAAATGATCCCTGAGGATCTGGAGAGGCAGATCTTTCAGGCTGAAGCAGAG GGTTCTGTGCCATTCCTGgtcagtgccacctctggcacCACTGTGCTGGGGGCCTTTGACCCCCTGGATGCAATTGCTGACGTGTGCCAGCGTCACGGACTGTGGTTCCATGTGGAT GCCGCCTGGGGTGGGAGTGTCCTGCTGTCACAGACACACAGGCATCTCCTGGATGGGATCCAGAG GGCTGACTCAGTGGCCTGGAACCCCCACAAGCTCCTTGGTGCAGGCCTGCAGTGTTCCGCTCTACTTCTCCGGGACACCTCG AACCTGCTCAAGCGCTGCCATGGGTCGCAGGCCAGCTACCTCTTCCAGCAGGACAAGTTTTATGATGTGGCTCTGGACACGGGAGACAAGGTGGTGCAGTGTGGCCGCCGTGTGGACTgtctgaagctgtggctcatgtggaagGCACAGGGCGGGCAAGGGCTGGAGCGGCGTATTGACCAGGCCTTTGCCCTGGCCCG GTACCTGGTGGAGGAAATAAAGAAACGGGAAGGGTTTGAGTTGATCATGGAG CCCGAGTTTGTCAACGTGTGCTTCTGGTTCATACCTCCCAGTCTCCGGAGGAAGCAGGAGAGGCCAGATTACAGCAAAAGGCTGGCTCAG GTGGCTCCTGTGCTCAAGGAGCGCATGGTAAAGGAAGGTTCCATGATGATTGGCTACCAGCCTCATGGGACCCGGGCCAACTTCTTCCGAATGATTGTGGCCAATCCAGCGCTGACCCGTGCTGACATAGATTTCCTCCTTGACGAGCTGGAGCGGCTGGGCCAGGATCTCTAA
- the Soat2 gene encoding sterol O-acyltransferase 2: protein METRAARGRNRRQNGEGLGKKQQEQPAGEGNTETHRAPDLVKWTRHMEAVKTQLLEQAQEQLVELMDRAMWEAMKSYPQQDKSLLSTPPTSSSKTHGSSFGKRKVFILRKSLLDELMEVQHFRTIYHMFIAGLCVFIISTLAIDIIDEGRLGLELDLLIFSFGQLPLALITWVPMFLSTLLVPYQALRLWARPATGGIWMLGAGLGCVLLAAHVALLCLLPIHVAVECQLPPASRSVLVFEQVRLLMKSYSFLREAVPGVHCARGGKGTGAPSFSSYLYFLFCPTLIYRETYPRTPNIRWNYVAKNFAQTLGCLLYACFILGRLCVPVFANMSKEPFSTRALVLSILHAMVPGIFMLLLIFFAFLHCWLNAFAEMLRFGDRMFYRDWWNSTSFSNYYRTWNVVVHDWLYSYVYQDGLWLLGGRARGAAMLGTFLISAMVHEYIFCFVLGFFYPVILMLFLGFGGLLNFAMNDRNTGPAWNVLMWTLLFLGQGIQVSLYCQEWYAQRHCPLSQTTFWGLVTPRSWSCHP from the exons ATGGAGACAAGGGCGGCCCGCGGGCGGAACCGCAGACAGAACGGAGAAGGGCTGGGGAAGAAGCAGCAAGAGCAACCTGCTGGAGAAG GAAACACTGAGACGCACAGAGCCCCAGATTTGGTGAAATGGACCCGACATATGGAG GCTGTAAAGACTCAGTTGCTGGAGCAAGCACAGGAACAGCTGGTGGAACTGATGGATCGGGCCATGTGGGAGGCTATGAAATCCTACCCACAACAAGACAAATCTCTGCTCTCCACTCCCCCCACTTCCTCAAGCAA GACTCATGGCTCATCCTTTGGAAAACGAAAAGTTTTCATCCTACGCAAGTCTCTGCTAGA TGAGCTGATGGAGGTGCAGCACTTCCGCACCATCTACCACATGTTCATCGCCGGCCTGTGTGTCTTCATCATCAGCACCTTGGCCATCGACATCATTGATGAGGGCAG GCTGGGACTAGAGTTGGACCTACTGATCTTCAGCTTTGGACAGCTCCCCTTGGCGCTAATCACATGGGTCCCCATGTTCCTGTCTACTTTGCTGGTACCCTACCAGGCCCTGCGACTATGGGCCAGGCCTGCCACTGGTGGAATCTGGATGCTGGGTGCAGGCCTGGGCTGTGTGCTGCTAGCTGCCCATGTGGCACTACTCTGCCTCCTCCCGATCCACGTGGCCGTGGAGTGTCAGCTGCCCCCCGCCTCCCGCAGTGTGCTCGTCTTTGAGCAG GTGAGGCTCCTGATGAAAAGCTACTCCTTCCTGAGAGAGGCTGTGCCTGGGGTCCATTGTGCAAGAGGAG gTAAGGGCACCGGGGCCCCCAGTTTCTCCAGTTACCTCTACTTCCTCTTCTGCCCCACCCTCATCTACAGAGAGACTTACCCCAG GACACCCAACATCAGGTGGAATTATGTGGCCAAGAACTTCGCTCAG ACCCTAGGCTGTTTGCTCTATGCCTGTTTCATCCTGGGCCGTCTCTGTGTCCCTGTCTTTGCCAACATGAGCAAGGAACCCTTCAGCACCCGTGCCCTGGTGCTCTCGATCCTGCATGCCATGGTGCCCG GCATTTTCATGCTGCTGCTCATATTCTTCGCTTTTCTGCACTGCTGGCTCAATGCCTTCGCAGAGATGCTGCGGTTTGGAGACAGAATGTTCTACCGG GACTGGTGGAACTCAACGTCCTTCTCCAACTATTACCGCACATGGAACGTGGTGGTCCATGACTGGCTGTACAGCTACGTGTATCAGGATGGGCTCTGG CTCCTTGGCGGCCGGGCCCGCGGGGCAGCCATGCTGGGCACGTTCCTGATCTCTGCCATGGTGCATGAGTACATCTTCTGCTTCGTCTTGGGATTCTTCTACCCAGTCATACTgatgctcttccttggctttgggG GGCTGCTGAACTTCGCCATGAATGACCGGAACACAGGTCCAGCATGGAACGTGCTGATGTGGACCTTGCTCTTCCTGGGCCAAGGCATCCAGGTCAGCCTGTACTGCCAGGAGTGGTATGCGCAGCGCCACTGCCCCCTGTCCCAG ACCACATTCTGGGGACTGGTGACGCCACGATCTTGGTCCTGCCACCCCTAG